A window of Thermodesulfovibrionales bacterium genomic DNA:
GGACGAGGCGGAGGGATATCGTGGCCACGAGAATCTCGCCTAATCGGTGGCGGACATTCTCCTGAGTCTGAGTCGGAAAGTATCCCATAATGCGGTTGATCGTGGAAGCCGCATTGTGGGTATGAAGGGTCGAAAGAACCAGATGGCCTGTCTCGGCGGCCTTAATGCAGGCATCGACGGTGTCGAGATCTCTCATCTCTCCGACCATAATGACATCAGGGTCCATGCGCATGGCGGCTCTCAGCGCCCCACTGAAACTCTCCGTATCGATACCCACCTCTCTCTGGACAATACAGCTCTTGTTTGAATGGAAGATATATTCGATAGGATCTTCGATGGTAACGACGTTGTAGTTGAAATTGTCATTCATGTGTCGGATCATTGCAGCAAGGGTCGTGGACTTTCCATTCCCCGTCGGACCGCAGACGAGGATCAGTCCGTTCGGGGCCTTGACGATGCTTCCCAGGATCTGGGGGAGATTCAGTTCCTCAAAGGTGCCTATATGGTGGGGGATCACGCGCATCACAAGGCCGATAGAGCCCCTTTGACGAAAGATACTGACCCGAAAACGGCCCACCTTCTCCAAGGTATAAGCAGTGTCGAATTCTTTAATGTCTTCCGGGAGCTTCCGACCATGCTGCTCCAGCACGGTAGAAGCAACAAACTCGGTATCCTTCGGGGTCAGGCTGCTCAGCTTTGAACGAATTAGATGGCCGCGGGCCCTGAACATGGGGGGATTGTCGACCTCAAAGTGTACATCGGAAACCTTTTTTTCAAAAGCGATTTCAAGGATCTGTGTTAAGCTGGCGATGTCCATAGATATTCCCCCCTTAGACAATAGTATCGTATTCTTTTCACTTCTGAGCCGCCTTCCTCAGCTGTTTGAGATACAGAGTGTTTTCCATTACGAGA
This region includes:
- a CDS encoding PilT/PilU family type 4a pilus ATPase, producing the protein MDIASLTQILEIAFEKKVSDVHFEVDNPPMFRARGHLIRSKLSSLTPKDTEFVASTVLEQHGRKLPEDIKEFDTAYTLEKVGRFRVSIFRQRGSIGLVMRVIPHHIGTFEELNLPQILGSIVKAPNGLILVCGPTGNGKSTTLAAMIRHMNDNFNYNVVTIEDPIEYIFHSNKSCIVQREVGIDTESFSGALRAAMRMDPDVIMVGEMRDLDTVDACIKAAETGHLVLSTLHTHNAASTINRIMGYFPTQTQENVRHRLGEILVATISLRLVRGKSGESLLPALEVMSATSTIKSCIRDGHLDELEQYIEKGRDEYYMQTLDQHLIQLCRQDIITLDEAKRISRSTDLERKLMYH